The Saccharomyces cerevisiae S288C chromosome VII, complete sequence genome includes a region encoding these proteins:
- the TOS8 gene encoding Tos8p (Homeodomain-containing protein and putative transcription factor; found associated with chromatin; target of SBF transcription factor; induced during meiosis and under cell-damaging conditions; TOS8 has a paralog, CUP9, that arose from the whole genome duplication), producing the protein MGTSIVNLNQKIELPPIQVLFESLNRENETKPHFEERRLYQPNPSFVPRTNIAVGSPVNPVPVSSPVFFIGPSPQRSIQNHNAIMTQNIRQYPVIYNNNREVISTGERNYIITVGGPPVTSSQPEYEHISTPNFYQEQRLAQPHPVNESMMIGGYTNPQPISISRGKMLSGNISTNSVRGSNNGYSAKEKKHKAHGKRSNLPKATVSILNKWLHEHVNNPYPTVQEKRELLAKTGLTKLQISNWFINARRRKIFSGQNDANNFRRKFSSSTNLAKF; encoded by the coding sequence atgggtaCTAGCATAGTAAATCTAAACCAAAAGATTGAACTGCCCCCAATCCAGGTCTTATTCGAGTCACTTAACCgagaaaatgaaacaaaaCCCCACTTCGAGGAACGCAGGTTATATCAACCTAATCCTTCATTTGTTCCTAGAACAAATATAGCAGTTGGTAGCCCAGTTAACCCGGTTCCAGTATCATCCCctgtttttttcattggtCCTTCTCCACAGAGAAGCATTCAGAATCACAACGCTATTATGACTCAAAACATACGTCAGTATCCAGttatatataataataaccGAGAAGTTATATCTACGGGTGAGAGAAATTACATAATAACTGTAGGGGGGCCTCCGGTAACTTCTTCGCAGCCCGAGTATGAGCATATCTCAACTCCCAATTTCTATCAAGAGCAGAGACTGGCACAACCTCATCCGGTAAATGAGAGTATGATGATAGGTGGTTATACAAATCCTCAGCCTATTAGCATTTCCCGAGGTAAAATGCTATCCGGCAACATAAGTACGAACTCGGTCCGCGGATCTAATAATGGATATTCcgcaaaagaaaaaaaacataagGCACATGGTAAGAGGTCCAATTTACCAAAGGCCACCGTTTCAATTCTAAACAAATGGTTACATGAGCACGTAAACAACCCTTACCCAACCGTGcaggaaaaaagagaactGCTCGCGAAAACTGGTCTAACTAAACTTCAAATTTCCAATTGGTTCATTAATGCtaggagaagaaaaatattttctggCCAGAATGACGCAAATAatttcagaagaaaattcagtTCTTCTACAAATTTAGCTAAGTTCtga
- the VPS45 gene encoding Vps45p (Protein of the Sec1p/Munc-18 family; essential for vacuolar protein sorting; required for the function of Pep12p and the early endosome/late Golgi SNARE Tlg2p; essential for fusion of Golgi-derived vesicles with the prevacuolar compartment; mutation in human VPS45 is associated with congenital neutropenia and primary myelofibrosis of infancy) yields MNLFDVADFYINKIVTSQSKLSVANVNEHQRIKVLLLDKNTTPTISLCATQSELLKHEIYLVERIENEQREVSRHLRCLVYVKPTEETLQHLLRELRNPRYGEYQIFFSNIVSKSQLERLAESDDLEAVTKVEEIFQDFFILNQDLFSFDLQPREFLSNKLVWSEGGLTKCTNSLVSVLLSLKIKPDIRYEGASKICERLAKEVSYEIGKNERTFFDFPVMDSTPVLLILDRNTDPITPLLQPWTYQSMINEYIGIKRNIVDLSKVPRIDKDLEKVTLSSKQDAFFRDTMYLNFGELGDKVKQYVTTYKDKTQTNSQINSIEDIKNFIEKYPEFRKLSGNVAKHMAIVGELDRQLKIKNIWEISEIEQNLSAHDANEEDFSDLIKLLQNEAVDKYYKLKLACIYSLNNQTSSDKIRQLVEILSQQLPPEDVNFFHKFKSLFSRQDKMTQSNHDKDDILTELARRFNSRMNSKSNTAENVYMQHIPEISSLLTDLSKNALFRDRFKEIDTQGHRVIGNQQSKDIPQDVILFVIGGVTYEEARLVHDFNGTMNNRMRVVLGGTSILSTKEYMDSIRSAK; encoded by the coding sequence atgaaCCTTTTTGATGTGGCTGACTtttatataaacaaaattgTGACTTCCCAATCGAAATTGAGCGTAGCCAATGTCAATGAACACCAAAGGATTAAGGTTTTGCTGTTGGATAAGAATACCACACCTACGATATCCTTATGTGCCACTCAAAGTGAGTTGTTGAAGCATGAAATATATCTGGTAGAAAGAATAGAAAATGAGCAACGTGAAGTGTCCAGGCATTTAAGGTGCTTAGTTTACGTTAAACCCACAGAGGAAACACTGCAACATCTGCTGCGTGAGTTAAGAAATCCTCGGTACGGCGAGTATCAAATATTCTTTAGTAATATTGTCTCTAAATCTCAATTAGAACGGCTAGCTGAATCTGACGACTTGGAAGCTGTTACTAAGGTGGAAGAAATATTCCAAGacttttttatattaaaCCAAGATTTATTTTCGTTTGATTTGCAACCAAGAGAATTTTTAAGTAATAAATTGGTTTGGAGCGAAGGGGGGCTAACAAAATGTACCAACAGCTTAGTTTCTGTGCTTTTATCCTTAAAGATAAAACCAGATATCAGGTATGAAGGAGCAAGTAAAATTTGTGAAAGATTGGCTAAAGAAGTTTCCTATGAGATTGGTAAAAACgaaagaactttttttgattttcctGTGATGGATTCGACACCTGTGTTACTAATTTTAGATCGTAATACTGATCCTATAACACCTTTACTTCAACCTTGGACCTACCAATCAATGATCAATGAGTATATAGGCATTAAGCGGAATATAGTTGATTTATCGAAAGTGCCTAGAATTGATAAAGACCTGGAGAAGGTCACCTTATCATCAAAGCAAGATGCTTTCTTCAGGGATACCAtgtatttgaattttggtgAATTGGGTGATAAAGTAAAACAATATGTGACTACATACAAAGACAAGACACAAACCAACAGCCAAATAAATTCCATTGAGGATATTAAAAACTTTATTGAGAAGTATCCAGAGTTTAGAAAATTATCTGGAAATGTTGCAAAGCATATGGCTATAGTGGGGGAATTAGACAGACagttgaagataaaaaatatatggGAAATTAGTGAAATAGAACAAAATCTATCAGCACACGATGccaatgaagaagatttctCCGATTTGATTAAATTGCTACAAAATGAAGCAGTTGATAAGTATTACAAGTTAAAGCTTGCATGTATTTATTCTTTAAACAATCAAACCAGCTCAGACAAAATCCGTCAACTAGTTGAGATTCTGTCTCAACAACTTCCTCCAGAGGACGTCAACTTTTTCCATAAATTTAAATCGCTTTTTAGCCGCCAGGATAAAATGACTCAAAGTAACCATGACAAGGACGATATATTAACCGAACTAGCAAGAAGATTTAATAGTAGAATGAATTCTAAGAGCAACACCGCTGAAAACGTCTATATGCAACATATTCCGGAAATTTCGTCATTACTAACAGATCTCTCTAAAAATGCGTTATTCAGGGATCGtttcaaagaaatagatACTCAAGGCCATAGAGTGATCGGAAACCAGCAGAGCAAAGATATTCCTCAGGATGTAATATTGTTTGTTATTGGCGGTGTAACTTATGAGGAGGCAAGGCTAGTCCATGATTTCAATGGAACGATGAATAACAGAATGAGGGTGGTTTTAGGAGGCACCTCTATACTTTCAACTAAAGAATATATGGATTCTATTAGATCtgcaaaataa